In Carassius auratus strain Wakin chromosome 20, ASM336829v1, whole genome shotgun sequence, the genomic stretch TTCATAACAACCCTATTTCAatcaaattattgaattattgtcTTTCCCGTGCATCAGTTTGGTcttgaaaatatattacatacaaTAATATACCTTTTAAAAATAGGCTACATAATAATATAGATTATTTATTATGCATGGCTGGTGGCAAAACAGgtgctatgttttaatattttttgtcgcataatttctttctttcactttcacattTCCCCCCAGTTCTAGCTGACATCACACGATTTTTTCAGCTCTGTTATCTTGGGAGAGATAATCTCGGTGGAAATATCTCACACGCACAGTAATGCACCTGTTACATAGTTCGTGTTATGAAGCATCATAGCCTATTCGGTTTTGATTGACAGTATTTAAACTAGTAGCTGTGTACAgtaaaagacagaaaaaacatgCTGCAGTCTAGCCCTAATAGTGATTAATTCAATATGAATGGATTCCCATGTCTTCTGTTGGTAAGGGAAGGACAGAGTCAGGTGTGTCCAAGCACTGGCTTTGTCTTTGTTATGCTGGCATTGTCTGCATAGTTTCTGTACTAGATGACGGCACACACACGGAATGAGGCATGAAAGCTTGTCACTGTACTTCACACAcatcaacagagagagagacagaatacGATTTCCTGCAGAGGACAGCTTAGCTCTCTGTGGtttgctcttttagtttttagccTACTAAACTATGTTGAGAAAAGACTTGCTTTGTTTCTACGTTTCCTGGAACGTGTTGTTTTGTTCTTTATTATGAGTTCGTGTTagctaaacatttttttattagtctATATGACTGCATAGAAGGTTTTTACATTGAATATTAAATTCTGGAGCTCCAAAATGAAATTCAACGGATATATGAGGCTTCGTATCAGGGAGGCGGTGGATTTAAAACCAACAACTTTTTCAACTCGTCACACTTTTCATAAGAAAACCGTCCTGGATCCTTATATCGTTGTTAAAGTTGATAATCTGAAAGTTGGACAGACCGCCACAAAAACGAAGACCAACAAACCGACCTTCAATGATGAATTCTGTCCATACATCACAAATGCCAAAGAGCTGGAACTGGCTGTTTTCCATAACACTCCTATAGGATACGACGATTTTGTCGCCAATTACACAATCCAGCTTGAGGAGTTGATAACGTCGTCAAACACAAGACAAACGTTTGAAGGATGGGTGAGTTTCTACTGTGTAGGCTACACAAACCGACTGCTTAGACTAGTAAAAAATAGACTGGTATAATTTTAAATCAGAATAGTAAGATTTAATATCCCTTGGCTAACTGCTAATTGGTCAAACTAATTTTTAAGAGACCGTCTTAAAGAGATAGTACACCCATTAATGACAGTTCTGCTGatcagttgacggtagccattgacttccattgattAGGGGGAAAACACTATGGAAGTCGATGGCTACGGTCAACTCTCGGGTgagcaacattcttcaaaatagccTACcacattttgtgttcaacagaagaaacaaacttgtacaTGATTGGAGCAACTGGAGGTTGAGAaatttaaatgatgacagaatttacatttttggacaaCTATCCCATTGACGTAGTGGCTATTTAAGCAGCTGGCCAATAGATTAGAGggcttttataataattaatctgAGGCGGAAATGTTGATATGATAAACAGTTGGTGATAATATGTTTGTGGTATattgatttatgcatttataataacataattgTAAAGTGCAAAACAGCGAGCTAGGGTTAATCCCCCAAACTACCCTCGCCCCAAATTTCACATCCTTTACTTTTGATATAAATACTTTGATATAgctacaaaatacacaaaatacaaagTAAGAGAGATGTGAAAAACAATTGGCCTCTTTTCTTTGCACTTTTAGTCTTTCCTGACTACAGGCATACCAGGGTTCTTGTAAAAAGGTCCTGTCGCTTTCATTTGTGCAATAACTATGCTCTGCTCAAAACCACATGTTGCACTCCACCATGCATCATGGAAACTTTCAAAGCGTTACATTCTCTTGCATCTATAGGGTTACCGGTGATGTGTGGTTTGATACACTCGTGTTGTGCTTTTCCTAATGCCCATGCGATAAAATCAGATCAAATGAGTCcttgtgaagttttttttttaagtctcgaAATCTGATGGTGAAGGTGTTTGCGATTAATATGTTTCATgctaaaacatgtttaaaaattaCACATAACTATTTGAACATTAAGCACGATAccattatttttagtattttcttTATGCCTCATTTGGATGgctattatagttttataatatTCCTCATGGTCACCGTTTCATTACAGACAGTTTCATCGGGGGCACGCACCTCTGGCCCTAAGTTATCTTCTGGTCTGTGTTAGTGATGAGGAGTTCAGATCATTTTACATACTAGTACCTTTGAGTCTCGCTCAGCCAAGTGAACAAAtcttatctgacaagtcttcgggtttgagataacctatgcagtctgagccagaaagagaattgattagttcatctcatgattcTTCAGATTTTTCAAGTTGTTCTTTGATCACCCATGAGCTTTGACCAAAGACTGTATAAAATGACTTACCCTGGCAACAttctttttttaaccttttttttttttactttatgattttaagtgtactgcttaatgttttaatgtttgtattgtttaataataaaaaataaaaaaaggctgtATTAAAACCTTTTGTCAAGTGACGTGACAGCATTGGAAGGAGAAATTATTTTCCAAGTTTCCTTACAAACGTGTgcatagtcattattattatactgagTTGGTAACGCTTATTGGTCTGTCACGTTATGAGCGAATGACTTGAAAAAGCCGAAGAGTCAAGAGAGGagctaatcaattctctttccggctcagactgcattgactgaaacaggtGAACTAGACTAATTACAGTTCAGAACCTATAGAATTTTCGCATGCGTGACTGAACAAATCACTACCCGAGACAACTCGTTCTTCGGgagtcaaattaaaaattcattcaaaattaaagAACGACCCATAACtagtctgtgtttgtttatcagTCTGGCTatagttaaggtgatgagtagcctgaagttgggctcaggtggttgtgctgtggaaTGTGTTTCCCatgcatttattctttttttggcGCTcccaatatcaaaactgaccgtttttccaaaaggcttcattgaataaacatgagcacgtaGGCCTACTGcacattaaaatatcaaaacgaggcatgggtgtttttatatcactgtaatTAGTCTATAAAATTTTTGATGTAATTTTCATTTGatcttgcatgttatatgcctgaaaaagcagcatttgtgagctcagtgctgctttgtgtacagcagttactggggaaacctctgtTTCTCCTGCTTTAAAgtacctcctgctggcagagaatgaattagcattttcagtaAGTCTGATTTACGCAGCAAACCTATTTTGTTTGTTATGAAAAATAATCTACACTAAAGGGACAACttagctgttgttattgattctatttggaagtctaccatAAGTGAAGTTAGGGCCACAAAAGGGTGCATGGGCagtaatgtttgtttatgttgttgctgtTGAAAGCATCTATAGGTTGCAGAAAATGTGCTGGTTATTTTGCAAATGTGGTTCTCTCACTCTGTTTGTGGGGCACCTGCTTCCAAACTCACATACCACCAGTGCAGACATGCTGCTCAACCAAACAAGCTGGATTCCTCTCTTCGCCCCTTATTACCTGTCCTGTGTTTTACATCTTACTTTCCCCACATGAATGAATTGCACTAGTTATCTGAACTTAAACTGACATTTTGTTATGATTTCCATTTTGTTGCGTGGTCTGAAGTGTAATTATAAAGCCAGCTGCCAAACGTATTTGCTGGTTTGTGGGTAAACCCCTGCTTTGGCTTCACAGCTATTTTTACATCTCTCATGGTGGTTTACTGGCAACCTACAGTagttatagtgttttatttttattttttttatgtttcttatcAGGTGATGGGTTGGTCTctttaaatgttgtgttttttaaatactattgAAGTGGTTGGGTCAATGTTTAAACCTTCCGATATCTCTGAAGCGCCTGTTGTGTTTGGTGGTGCATGCTGTGGACCTTACTCCCTGAACCAGCTCGTCCTGCTTTCCTCGTCTTGCCTCGTGTTACAGGAATTCCTCCCACATTGCAGGGCAAGCTAAATGATAATAAGTGAGAGAATGACTTAGATGGCAAGATAGAATGACTAAGACTGTCCTAGAAGATAAGTGTGACAAGCTAGAGATACTACTCTGATAATATGCTGCAGTTGAATATGGTTATGTCATGTTATGTTATACATGAAACCAAACAAGCATTCACTCATAGTGATAAGAGctcacatcatttttattttatgcttagtGATGACCACATCACAAAGTAGCCACATCCTGCActctaaaaacattttcatgaatcTAAATGTGTCAGCTTCACAGTAATGTCAGGGTCACCAGCTGAGGTCAAAAGtctagtgctttttttttttttttttaaatgtacatttttaatttaaaatgttaaatatttatgtgtTCAGGCTAATACTATATTTGTGATATAATTGCATTGtgaaataagcattttaaaatgtttatttatattttaaacatatatatacaataataattgaTATTTTATCATATTGTCAGCACCTAGAGTACTTTTAAAGAGCTTTTAAAGTGTTATCTCACTGAGTATCTCTTCTTCCAGGTGAAACTGGAACCCGAGGGGAGTGTGTATATCACCATCACTCTCACCGGCTCCTTTACAGATGGTTAGCTGTTTTTTGATAActatagatatttttattttattctcatttttttaaacatatatgtttattataattattattgtataaaaataatttattttctgtgtaattatggttatttgattttaatataattatgctGATTATGTGTTTCTGTCTGCTATAAAGGTTTACTAattaatttactaattcattagAACATTTATGGTAGTCAGTTAAGCTATGAATGAAACCTGATGTGCCATTTTTCTTTTAGTTTGGTTAAGGGAATATTTGCTTCTATTTTTGTCTTTCAACATGATACACAAGCTCTCTTTTAAGTTAAAAGTGTTTCATTTTGTAAGCAATTTAATTGTGCTTAGTAAGTGTTGCCATGAATTTCAGAAGAAGCTGTGAATGGACTGAGACCTCATAAAAAGTTTACAAGAAAAAGGCAAAAAGCTTTGAAGAAAAGAAAGGTCCACCAAGTATATGGACATAAGTTTATGGCAACCTTCCTTCCCCAGCCTACTTTTTGCTGCCATTGCAAAAACTTCATCTGGTGAGACTTGCACTAAAAGCACACCTTCATGCTTATAAAACAATCAACAGATCAGACTCACATAATATGTGTTATGCCAAGCCATTAAAAGTATATAATCATTCCCCAGGGGTGTTATTGGAAAGCAAGGTTATCAGTGTCAAGGTAAGTGTGTTTACCAATATTAGTGGAATAATAATTTCCCCACGTGTTTTAACATACTTCATGCACGAGGATTAACAACATTCACTTTTATGCCTCATTATtctagtgtgtgcgtgtgtggttcACAAGAGGTGTCATGATTTGGTTGTTAGTGAATGTACACGTATGAAGAAAGATTCAAATGAGGTAAGagtcagtgtttttaaatgcatattgtcTTGTGGATCAATTTCCCACATACATATTATTTTGTGTACAGGGCCAAAGACAGGGCTTTAGCATCAATCTACCACACCAGTTTAGAGAGCACAACTATAAAGTTCCCACATACTGTAACCACTGCGGATCGTTACTTTACGGCCTGACTAAACAAGGACTCCATTGCTCTTGTAAGCACATATTTACTCGACTTGAAATGCATTGAAATACAATAGGGGCAAGATTGTTGTTGTCATCTGTGTGGTGTGTTTTCATCCAGGTTGCAAGATGAACATCCACAAACGCTGTGAACAGAATGTTGCACTTAACTGTGGGGTGAACAGTGCTGAACTTGCTAGCAAATTGTCAGAGATTGGATTGCTCGATACACTTCCTAAAAGAAAGTCTAAGGTAATGTCATAACAAATGTCTCAGAAAGACTCCTTTTTATCAGAGAATTTCTCCACATTTGTGTTTGCTTACATATCTGCTTACTTTTTCAGAGTTCTCTGCACATGACAGGAGTAAAGCATCAGAACTCCATTATAACCGTACAGCAAACGGTTAAAGAGTCAGAGGAAGATACTGTTAAAGTTGGCCTGGAAGACTTCAGTTTCTTGCAGGTTTTGGGGAAAGGCAGCTTTGGCAAGGTGAGACGTACTGGCAGGGCTGTTAACTCTCGTGCACTCAGAGTGAAACTCATGCAAATGCCACTGTTCTCACTCTCTGATGCAACATGATTATTTTCTCACACAGTTGAATGGCACCCTCAAATGAAAACAAGAGCAATTCAGTTAAGACTTTGATAATAAGATATTGGCAACCTCTCCCATGCATTTTTGTGCTTGTGCTCTGGCAGcattaaaagttttgtttacaacaTGCTTTTGTTGTGTTAAGCAGTGTAGCCAATCAAATATATAGTTGTTGTACACCACTGATTGGCCATTGCGTTTATATTAGTCAGAA encodes the following:
- the prkchb gene encoding protein kinase C, eta, b, whose protein sequence is MKFNGYMRLRIREAVDLKPTTFSTRHTFHKKTVLDPYIVVKVDNLKVGQTATKTKTNKPTFNDEFCPYITNAKELELAVFHNTPIGYDDFVANYTIQLEELITSSNTRQTFEGWVKLEPEGSVYITITLTGSFTDEEAVNGLRPHKKFTRKRQKALKKRKVHQVYGHKFMATFLPQPTFCCHCKNFIWGVIGKQGYQCQVCACVVHKRCHDLVVSECTRMKKDSNEGQRQGFSINLPHQFREHNYKVPTYCNHCGSLLYGLTKQGLHCSCCKMNIHKRCEQNVALNCGVNSAELASKLSEIGLLDTLPKRKSKSSLHMTGVKHQNSIITVQQTVKESEEDTVKVGLEDFSFLQVLGKGSFGKVMLARLKSDHRVFAVKMLKKDVILQEDDVEATMIEKRVLTLAHQHPFLTQLYYCFQTAERLFFVMEFVNGGDLMFHIQKCRRFDEPRARFYAAEIISALMFLHSKGIIYRDLKLDNILLDRDGHCKLADFGMCKEDIREGKLTNTFCGTPDYIAPEIILEEPYGVSVDWWALGVLLYEMLSGHAPFEAETEDELFECILKDEIIYSSWLSNEAEDILRGLLSRDPACRLGCMDRDGGEEAITSHPFFAGLDWEKLNRREITPPFTPRIDSIEDVKNFDPDFTQEEPCLTPIEDSFFPVHQDDFKDFTYTAPELRRH